From the genome of Xyrauchen texanus isolate HMW12.3.18 chromosome 7, RBS_HiC_50CHRs, whole genome shotgun sequence:
ccctgttgttttcctcctcctctattatgaaaaaatgtggtgtaaaataatgttacaaaaagtaaatgtaatataggctacttaatgccaataagttagtataggagtatgagaagttactgttttgcttgcaactattcactatatgtcaatttattgttgttgtttccccaCCTGGTTCTTcatgcatgctctccctttctccttctccatctccatctccctctctttccctttctccttctccatctccctctctttccctttctccttctccctctctttcccttggcactgacaatcatacacaaatatattgtaggcaggagagttgaggtcagtttgtcatgtcacaaaaatgttatggagatcatttacagattctaaggatatgatcaaaaggcacacagaggcgtgccattttagatgtctttatttattattattactgggcttagaaacttttttaaatcacaaattcctttcacaagagaagctgtattctccattgtagatttgaaataaaaaaaataattaaaaaaaagcaggggattgcctagataagtaatttgatacaacaacagatagctggtttgcattatctgttactttagcttaacacttttcagaagaacaaaaaaaacaaaaaacaagagaggtcattatggactgtccctagtctctcacctgaatctgtcttttttcttttaaagaactgtcgtatgtccattgctcactggcaggccacacacacacacacacagcacacacacacacacacacacacacgcacacagagagagagagagagaaatgctaggagttcaggagttaagcctggttcaggttaaatcctctgtgtgtgaggaatgaataaatgcagcaaaagaaaaacattaaactttcttttattgtctagtttgatagtcagccacaactgaaaaataacagatataaatctattaatgaataacaattcatttaaaaagccacagtgagtgttttcacacataccggtggtatacagtgatatgtttgttttactctggtccaaacgccagggcttcatgtttccatgacaacTGACCAGAAAAAACGCACgtcatgtcatgtttacatgactcccgattgttaaaatgagtagcacattaacgataaactttaccaacagagacacacgtacgcactacacaggtacgcagtttatttgtcgcgctgctgtttttgtttcacgctctagcagttaataaacagaactgcatgcgtcttgcggaagaacattgtaaccggcgctacttctctccgtttatgactatggaagAGTCACCCAGgccctgtgctactccacagcggtgctggactaaaatagtccgaaaataaacacttattataggtgtaccatggtgattcaggatactgactccagtactcaccgatatggtttcggaatcggaacaactctaggtaaaaggaaagaagtgtgagacacagctttggagcaacttagttgattcacaacactacataacagGTTCTCCCTCTGcatgtgtttcgcgctggatgacggtcgtgctgagcggtacaggtacagaggagaagtagaagaagagaagaggatgacaccatttgctaagcaggggtgttttcattttcatccttaaaacatacattttaaaccacaaactacggagtatgttttggacattatttaaccttgtcaaagacgaacaaaaattttagaataacaacatttcttactccaaattttaggggtgctgagctcctttttaggggtgctgaagcacccctaaaaaggggctagactcgcccttgccTTGAAGTGTCAAAGTTTAACAATATTTTCGAGATCATATGTCCTCACCTCCATCACTTTCTCTCTATCAAGGTGGTTCTCTCTGCCTCTCCACTCCTCTTCCTGCCAGACTTGCATTCTCTTGTGGAGGGGACAGGTCTGCAGGACAGGGACTTCCTAAAGCTTCTGCAGGGGGGTGTTACTAAACTGAGTGTGAGGGAGGAACCACACAGTTCTGATCTTCAACAAGGTAGACTATCATAACCTTATGTTAAAAATGCAGGGTTGCTAATGTGACATGACTATCTGTCTATCATTTTGAGCAGCCTTTTAGAGGCAGAGATCGTCCTACAATTTGGCACATCTGATgggatctctgtgtgtgtgtgtgtgagtttttttgatcaaatactaaatattttgtgtttctaCAGTACTTGCAAAGGTTGACATGGGAGAACATTGCTTGTCTGAAATCACATGCCCTCTTTACATGCAGTACTAGGACACAGTCATAAATAAAACAGGTAAATACTGGAGTGGAATCAAACACAGTATATTTACTACACATGTATAAAGCtcctttttttaaagcaatagaTTACCTAGAAATGAAAattgacataatttgcatgttcCAAATTTTGCTGAAAGTCCTGGTTGATCTTTTCGATTGGTTCTCGCGTGTCTCGTGACTTGTTTCATGCTATTGACACATGGCGTATTTGAATGTACACAAGCGCAAATAAGATTTGATGGCTATATTTCCGTCTCTTCCTCGCACAAAGCTGTGTAACaatcatatggcttcaaaagacttggaaataGCACACAAgttatatggaccacttttatggtcctttttttggagcttgacagccccctTCAAATTCAATCTTTTCCCTTCATTCTATGGAAATGAGAAGCCAAAATAACTCCTTTGGTGTTTCCTGAAAGACAGATATGTgtatggaatgacatgagggtgtgtaaatgatgacagcatttacattttttggtaaatTATGCCTTTATTCTGTTTCTCTTTTTTCACAGATGTAGTCTAGCTGTGTGTTGTCTTGTGGTGTGAACCCTAAGCAAGTTTACCATGTGTTGAACCCAGATGGAAACCTGCTTGACACTGAGAAGCACTTTAAAGAATGGTTCACTGGGTGAGTTAAAAATGCATTCACTCACACACGGCCGCAGTTGTGTAGCTATTCTGGCTCCTCTCCTGTTTGTGGTTGGCCGGAGTTTGTGGAACTACTCCTGATCCAGATAAACTACAAGAGGCTGTGACCACTGAAGACCTCTATATGTGAGTAAAATTGGTAAAGGTCCTTATTAAGAATTACAAATAAAGACAACCGtatttgtgcttgacaatttgtaTATGTGCCTTGCGCATTTACATAGGGCATGTGCAGGAGCCCGATTTCTGGATGCTCAAAGGGTTTTGAAATGGCCTGTGCAGGTCGTGGCTCTGCTGTTCAGCTGCAGTATTTGTTGCAGTAAAccagtttgtttttgttatttaagTATTAAGTCAATTGCAGGGTTTGTTTCCAACATAGAGATAAAGctttataaaaatgaattttattgGTGGAACATAAATGACAGGGCATTAATTCTAGGACTAAAcctaatttgtgttttgctgttttAAATGTTAAGACATGTTAGCAATTGCTGATTTTGTTTGCTCATACTTCATTAGAgacattttacatgtaaaaattCTTATacattgtttaacatttttatttcctgtTTATCTTGTATCAAATGCCAAACTGctttgaaataaaatgattttataaCATATTCCTTTGCAATGGCAGGTATTTTCAACTTCATAATGTGTAGCAGTGGAAGAAATCCATATAGCTCACCATCTAATTGTTTCCTTAAATATTTGACCCAAAACTTTTAAAAAGCTTCCTGTCAGCAGCTGATGCAAAGTGTGACGTAAGTGTGGCGGCGAGATCATGCAAGAACTCTGAAGCGGTGCTTATTTACAATAGAAGAATGAATGTCATGGGAGAGTTCGACCACATCAAactgcatcagagccctggacggAAGCTCTAATCTGAAGTTAATTACGTTTTATTTattgacttgtttcttacataaacctatcaatttgcttcagaagacattcattgatcaactggagtcgtgtggattactgttatgctgcctaatgtgacttttggaccatcaaagtgctggcacccatgtacttccattataaTGAACTGACAGAGCTctactaaaaatcataatttgtgttctgccaaagaaagaaagtcatacacatctgggatggcatgagggtaagtgaataatgagagtaattatttttttgggtgaactattcttttaaatggatggttcaacaaaaatgtaaaattctcataatttactcaccctcacgccatcccagatgtgtatgactttcttctattgaaaacaaaagaagatttttagaaaaatatatctgttctgggtccttacaatgcaagtgaatggtggacagaactttaaaggtccataaatcacataaaggcagcaaaaagtaatccatatgaatccagtggttaaatccataccttcagaagtgatatgatgtgtggatgagaaacatcaatatttaagctgtttttttatttactataaatcttcactttcacattaattTTTTTGGGGCAATTcatattctttgtacatatcgccacctattgtgcagggagaagaatttgtaTTTGGAGAAAATGTATTGGTTTctaacacctatcatatcacttctgaagatatggatttaaccactgcttTTATAAGCTTTTTGGACCTTACAATTCCTGgctacaattcacttgcattataatgacctacagagctgaaatattcttctaaatatcttaatttgtgttcagcagaattaaAACTATAACATAAATCCATTATTTTTAGCCAAGGATAGACTAAAAAAGGCTACAAGGATAATACAAAAAtcagattaaaaaaatttaactgaCTTTTTCTACATACAGAATAAGCGTTGGCTGTGTCCCGTTTGGAAGTCTGCATGCTTTGAAGGCTGGAAAGACTGCAAGTTTAAGTTCTTCTATTAAGTTTCAAAGTTCCAAGGCAACCTTCTTCGTTAACTTCAATGATAAGAAATAATTACATAGATCTTTGTGAAATGTGTGTTTGGTACGGTTTTAAGGAATCTActcatgtaaaaaatatttctcaAGAATAATAATTATGTTAATTGCTAAGTCGTGTGTTCCCTCTTTAGTAAATATACCAAATatcacattttcatttaattcagaAAAATTGTCACATTTTGGAAATAACCAGTAATCTAAATCTTCCCTGaaggcattacatttacattcataaaaTAAGTGTTCTGTCATGTCAATTTGATCATCACAAAATGAGCAATTGTTATGATCTTCTAGACCAAATCTGCGACTTAAAAATTCTCCGGAAGGATAGAAGTTTTAAACTGGACTTCCTTTGCTTTTGTTGCGATTGGGATTTTTAAAGTATTTAGTTCTCAGTTTAGATTAACCTCATCATTAGAAAAATATTGGCAAATTGAAATTTCTTTTGTGAAGAAAATTTATATAATTCATTGACAAAAGCTTTCCGGATTGTAGTGAGAGAGTCCATTCACCAAGGGTTTAGGAAGATAAGGATTTACATTACTTTGACATACACTATGAGACATTTGAATGATAGATTGTGGGATTGCTTTGATAACAATATCATACTGTTTTCGGTCATTTATCTTAAGattgcattcgaagtgtcctactcgcttttcgaTGACGTATGCAGCCGACAAATACGAACTCCGGAGCACGCAGCCTTCTGAACGAGGCAGCCTGTCGTTCATTGATAAAAGTCCTTCATTTCCGGTTGACTCGGAAGTTCCATTATTTTATTGTCATCATGGCGGTGAATCTGACTGAATTGTCTCTACCTCAATTAGAGAGCTTGAAAACTCAACTTGATCAGGTAATTTGTGTTATAAATATATCAATGGCGTATATGATATGCAACTGGTGTTTGCTAACATTCGCACAGTGTCCGTCTGTCACGCTATTTGTTCGCGTGGTGCTGTAGTACCACATGCGCTCATCAACTACATACTTAAATTCACCATGAATCTATACATGACTACACTGTAGATAGAAGCTGAGTTTTGGGGAAGGCTAAATTAAGGTGTAAAACCTAAGTGTGATTAAACTGCAGCAGATGTGTTGGAGGAAATTGATTTCTGTCTCCATATGGTAAAAGGCGATGGAAATTAGCTTTTTAATTTATATTGCGCAATGAGAGAATAAATCAACGCAAATGTGTGtagactgcatttgtttttcgTCTTTCAGTTTGTACAAACTCGTTTCCTGCTGTGTTTTGCTGACTTAGTGCAAATTATATGACACAGATTTGCTTTATAGGAAACAGAGTTCCTGTCATCCTCCATAGGTCAGTTGAAAGTCGTCCAAACAAAATACGTGGAGGCTAAAGACAGTTTGAATGTGCTCAACAAGAATAATGAAGGTGAGCTTTATAACATTATACTAACAAATACATTCTGGATTAATTTCTGTCATAATCTGTCCATTGAATGTTTTGTCTCAGGAAAAGAACTACTTATCCCTCTCACCAGTTCTGTATCCTCTCAACAGCTAAGTTGCTGATTTATGTTTCTAAAATGTTGCCTCAAAGCATTAGTCCACCttcagacaataaaaaaaaattcacagaggcagtttgtttgtttgttattttgtttagttGCTATGTATTCCCTTAACTGCCTCATTGTAGATGTATGTACCTGGAAAACTGCATGACGTAGACCATGTCTTCGTGGATGTTGGAACAGGTTACTTTGTAGAGAAGGTGAGCCAAGATCTGATTGATTTTCTAACTTGAACACTTCTGAAGTGTTAGATTAGTCATCTTTCAATTGCAATACCACCTTAAAATAACATTCACAACATATCTAGtgattgaagaaaaaaagaaagcaaaacaatgcattttatataaattttgCTTTACAAAGTATTGTTTATTCTGGGGACTGTTGGTTTTTCTGAAGTAAATCTTgctgtttttctgtatttttagaATGTGGAGGATGGAAAAGCGTTCTTTAAACGCAAAATTGACTTCCTTACAAAACAAATTGAGAAAATTCAGCCTGCTCTTCAAGAGAAACATGCTATGAAACAAGGTAAGTCTTTagctatacaccgatcagccacaacattaaaaccacctgaataatattgtgtaggtccctctcaaAACAGCGCCaccccgcatctcagaatagcattctaagatgatattcttctcaccacaattgtacagagcggttatctgggTTACTGTAgaatttgtcagtttgaaccagtctgggcattctctgttgacctctcatcaacaaggcattatttccacagaactgccactcacttgttgttttttgtttctggcaccattctgtgtaaactctagggactgttgtgtgtgaaaatcccatgaaatcagcagttacagaaatgaaCAAACCAGACctcctggcaccaacaatcatgccacagttgaaatcactgagatcacattttttcccccattctgatggttgatgaacattaactgaagctcctgacccatatctgcatactTTTATGCACTGAACTGCAGCCACAttattggctaattagataattgcatgaatgaatgttggtgccagacgggctggtttgaatatttctgtaaatgctgatctcgtGGGatcttcacacacaacagtctctagaatttactcagaaaggtgccaaaaccaaaaaacatccagagagcagcgattctgtgaatggaaatgccttgatgataAGAGGGGTCAATGGAGAAtcgccagactggtttgaactgacaaagtctatggtaaaaCAGATAACTGCTCtctacaattgtgatgagaagaatatcatctcagaatgttattctgattCAGTTAtacccacacctctttagtattccaactaaagaaaataaatgttttaaaaccaCTTAAGTACCAAAAATGTATGGGGTCATTAAAGACccttgaaatgtaattttgtgtatttatttgcacttccataatttgtatgattttcctgtgtgtatgtgtgtgtgtgtgtgtgtgtgtgtgtatatatgtatgtatgtgtaagtgtgtgtattatatatacacgtgtgtgttatatatattataatacacacacatacatacatgtaaaCATGCTATGTGAAAaaggtaaactttttttttttttaaacataagaaatgtataTTCAAAATCTAGCAATTTGTTTAGTTCATATTGTTTTATTGCATCATAATGTATTCACTCATTAACTTCAGTTGTAATGGGCTACTAACATTAAATTTCTCCTTTGTCCATCTGTGCTGCTTCCTAAAAGCTGTGGTTGAAGTTATGAACATGAAGCTCCAGCAACGGCACAGCCAACAAGCATCACAGTCTGGCACCACAAAAGCCTAAAAACAGTTATAAGCAGAATGACAAAAAATTCAGGGGAGATCCTGAGCATTGACCCTATAGATTGGTCCAGTCTGCACAATTAAAACAGAATATCACTGCTTTGATATCAACATGTCGTTCACTGCTCCATGGAGGAAGAATGTCCAGCACCTTGCCTGCATTAAACAACTATTCACTTTTTCTGTTCCATGTTTTCATTCTCATGTTTAGTGAATGAATGAACCACTGGGTATGGCCTGTGGCTCTATCCATAAACCCTTTTGAAGAGTGGTATTAATGTTTCTGGATAATTAACTTGTCACAATGTGCTAGATGGTAAACACTTGGCAATGTTTAAAAAGGGTTCAATTTAAGTTAAGCTcaagcaacagcatttgtggtgttatgttgattaccacaaaaatgtatttcaactccttccccttatttttatttttttaagaaaaagatggAAGggtcaaataataatacaaagaaaAAGGCAGTATGCCagaaatgttgtcgattgagcttaacttgtattgaacctggaatatttcttgaaAACTTCTACTGCTGTACATTTTCCACCCatgctaaagaaaaaaataaataaattacatttcaaacaacCTGACACCATGTACTATGTTCGTCCATTGCAAAAATTCTGTAAAGGTGAAGTTAAACTGTTAAGTAAATTACCTAAGATGACATATCTAAAAACTAGCATACACCAACACACTCTCAATGCGAAATTGTGAGAATTCTAAATGTgcctaattcgtatgatatcgtgctactgcactcgtttgaatgcCTACGACATCGTTTCCATCACaatacttgcttctgtcacataCAACAGCTTCCTATTATGTTAACACGCTCTACTGattaagtatgtccttaacgcctcctTTGCCCGTGCTAAATTACACAAAGTTTCGTTAGATAAGGTGCGAGGACGGCGGTAATTATGTGGATTATTCGCTATGTCATGATTAGTTGCGTCTGTAGCTATGCGGATAGAGCGCCCGCTGGTTGCTATGCAGCGCAGCGCGTGTTGCCCACAGTTGCCAGGGAAGAGCGAACGTGATGGAGGGGGTGGTCGCATTGTCTTTCGGGACGGTGGCGGTGTGTGAATAGCTTGCCATCTGTCAGAAACGCTCGCTGATCCCCTGGTTTGAGTTTCTAACATGATAGATTATTAGGGTACGAAGTAAACCAATAACTGAGATTCGAAAGCTTTGTTGATAGCACAGCTCCCTTGTTCCCCTTCGTTTCGTTCCGAAAAGGTAAGACAAGCCAACCCTAACTAGCTAGAGCAAGTGCTTGTTGCATTCTGCCGGCGCGTGTTGGTGAGGAGTGGCGCGGTGTTTCATCACGGATTGGCCGGCCGGTGCAGAGCCAAAGGCAGCCGATGACTTCGGAGAGTAGCAGTCAACCTCAACGGAAGGAGGAGTTCGAGCCGGGACCAGTCGCCCGAGATCAAGAGGAGAAAACCGGCCAGGACGAAGGCGGCATGGTGAGCTCAGGCCTGTGGTGCTGAATCGGCACAACCCATTTAACCctccccttaaaggaatagttcacccaaaaatgaaaaaattgctgataatttactcactctcagaccatccaagatgtatctgagtttctttcttcatctaaacagaatttaagatttttaggatttcatttcaggcctcctcctctaaacaatgcaagtgaatgtactcggTTTTTTGACGGtccatatttagggtgcatcaaaataatccacatgactccagtcgacaaatccagttcttctgaacccaaacgatcgattattttcagaaacaaaacaatactggtatactttttaactacaaatgtttgcttccatacatctctgtgaagctcgctcatgagagggatgaaagctggttggtaaggtcacgcgtcacgtggaggagTCTGGAAGTGCGTCATTGTTtacttgtattttattattattattattaggacattattttatattgtgtatattgtattttgatgcaccctaaatatgcattttgtacCGTCAAAgtaaattcacttgcattgtttagaggaggaggaggcctgaaatgaaatcctaaaagttttaaattctgttttgatgaagcaAGAaactcttggatggcctgaggatgagtaaattatcagaaaatgttaatttttgggtgaactattagttTAAGCATGACGTTACCATGTCTGATGATGCCTCGTGGGGCACGCATataacttttaatttctcatgcaCTTTATTCATATGTAGAAGAAATGCTTATATATGCTAAGTAACATTCTTGATTGTATGTGTATTGAACCAGGGTTGTCAACTTGGTTATCTGGTTAGAGTGAGTAACTGTACATTTGACATGGCCGGGGTACATTAATACACATGCAAAACTTTAAAGCCCCAGGGGTTTTGCACAATTTCAAAACATCCATAGTATGTCACAACCAGAGTCCAAAAATGGTCTTTGGTTGTTGCTGTTACCCACAAGCACAAAGTTGGTTGGTTGCATAATTTAAACGGATTACTAATTAACATACTTAACtgtatttaatgtttacattGGAAATCTGGAACCTTTagaattttacaattgttcatataTCAGAGATGATACAACAAATTATAGAATAGGTAGTCTATTTCCACATTGACATTTTATGAGACTCAACTGGCTGTGAAATGCGTATTGAGCTAcacttaaatgtgcactcagtaattaatttcctcattaaaaaagttccAAAGACATGTATATAACcactcaaattaaaattaaaaagacttcagtcatatcagaaaccttataaaagctgttttattctacagggAGAGGGTACGCACATggtggctgccatgttagaatcacatgaccagtcaaatactgctcacttaatctcagtaaccatcctgtaaTTTTACACTTTAACTcaatgattaaagtaatcatgactgattgAATACTAGATTTCTGCAATTGCATTTGAAActggaaaactattgattttaaatttaaGCTGCATTCAAGCCACTAGTGTacgtccaagatgacacaaagacaaaggttactgagtgcacctttaacacgaGCTACATAAAATGTCAATAGCAATGACATACTGTTCATATTTTGTACTTgatatagtttacttccatgttgcttctttgtcaaatagcaatgtcaaatgtaaatcaagtcaatcactgaaacaacagcacaccaccttgagtaacatgcataaaatgtacagtatgtgtacatgcatttgggatactgataattcaccaccaTTGTGCAGAAAATTGTTATAGttgtcatttgtatgaatatggcactcatttgtcttgtaaaaTCAAAGAAATATTGTTTGAAAGTAAGCTTAAACAGATATtaaataatgaaacaaatatgATTTATAGAAGTGGAAATATATATTGCTACACTGTTACATATTTTGGGTCACTAAATACCCTATACACTTGtaattaaacaattataattttatttgtatttattttttatttattaaagtttttcaAATGTTGTATTGTTTGAATATTCACAACTTAAaagttgaggaatactaaagaagtGGGGGCATAActcaaaaaaatggatgaggtaaaggAGGTGGAATGAGGTCTCTGGGCACTAAAGACCCCAGTTATGCATTTAAGGGTTGAAGTATATGATTctttgtagaattcaaatgggggCTTGTTGAGAGTCACACAATTGTT
Proteins encoded in this window:
- the LOC127646502 gene encoding prefoldin subunit 5-like; amino-acid sequence: MAVNLTELSLPQLESLKTQLDQETEFLSSSIGQLKVVQTKYVEAKDSLNVLNKNNEGKELLIPLTSSMYVPGKLHDVDHVFVDVGTGYFVEKNVEDGKAFFKRKIDFLTKQIEKIQPALQEKHAMKQAVVEVMNMKLQQRHSQQASQSGTTKA